Below is a genomic region from Astatotilapia calliptera chromosome 13, fAstCal1.2, whole genome shotgun sequence.
GAGCACATGTACTTCTTTCACCTCACCCCCATCTGGTcccggcagatggctgcccctccttgagcctgatttcttcctgttcaaagcgAGTTTCTCCTTCCTACAGTCACCAAGTGCCAGTCATTGctggggttttctttttatcattgCAGGGATTTTACTTCATCAAAAAGGTCTGACTTTGTACAGCCTCTGAATCTTTTTGGTTAGGCGTAATCATCTCTGCTACAATAAACTTGAAGacccagagaaaaaaaaagatattatatgcatatattatatatatgcatgcagatatgtgcaaaatgtaaataaaactgtttccaCATCAGTGCTGCAAACGTCATAAATCggtttaaaaactgaactgtgtaagtaaaggaaaaagaacagtctAAGAATATATTCAAGAAAGGAGCAAAATctcacaaaaacattaaaaagctaAACAAATTTTGCAGCATATATTTCTTAAACGTACCTCTAAATTTTTcccaaacatacacacacttccCACATGCTCACTGAGCGTAACTCTCCTCTTGTTCCTAATCGTGCCCATCTCTGTGCTTAACAActgaaactagaaaaatttgcatttcctgcgaaaatgctgtgtggatgccttaaagCTGAAGATGTCCgcagaaaaaagctgaaaaagttgaaaaaaaaatgttgccctgagcaggattcAAACCTGGCCCTCCTGGTCTAAGGGTGGCTATTTAGGTCACTGAGCCAAAGTCATTCtcacaaagaagaggtggagagattgacaattgtgctgaaatgagcagaagctGATGAGAATTGTCCTGATAAGTGGTGGAAAggctgaaaatgtttcagaagtGGTGAATAAGCAGAATTtgggcagaaaagaggtgaaaactctgaatattttgctgaaaagagttcaatcagcagaatttcttctGAAAAGAGTTTAATCAGCAGAATTTTGCTGAGAAGaggttttttctgaaaacagcagaaaaaacagaaaatttttctgaaaagagttcaatcaacagaatttgtgctgaaaagagttcaatgagcagaattctgcggaaaagaggtttttgctgaaaagtggtgaaaaaactgaaaattgtgctgaaaaggggtgaaaaagcttaaatttgtgttgaaaagagttaaaaaagtttaactgttgattgaaagaaatgttgccataagcgggatttgaacccgggcctcccagtctgagaactgacgctcatctcactgagctaaaacacaggtCAGCCCGGCAAGGAAAATAAGTGAGGCCACTGATGATATGGCAGAAATGGgcaaaaaatattgcaaaaaaaaattcaatatctcaaaaagtataaaagttatgaacaccaaaagtcatagccggcattagcagaaagagcagaattttttaaagtttgaacggtgaaaatcggatGAAAACTGTGGgagtagttaagtgccaaaaagtgtacggaagcaactaGAATATAgtggaataaagaataaagagaaacaggatctcAACACAATAAATGCTCTGTGAGAAACTGACATCGCACatcctgtttcagctgtttgacCCACTGTTTACATTCTTGCTCTCAAGCTGCGCAGAAATCCATGTCAGCGCCAAACACGGAGAAAATACCGCAGAATGATCGGCtactgccctctgctggtgaGACACAATTACTACATTAGAATGGactttcattgttttttccaACTGAATTGAACCACGTGTTCTTGTCAATTTTTAAAGGTTAACTAAAGAGATAAATAACCTTTTACAGGAAGGAATCTGTAGATTTCACAACATGAGGTCCACTGTTCACAGACCAGTGAGGCGATGGGGATCATGTCCTCCATTTCATTGACATTAAAAGATATGATATGGAGACTTGGTAATGAAAAGTTGAACATATATATGTAGTTTATTAAATATTGAATAAACTGCACACTTTAAAAGCTTAATGCAAGCAAGAAACTGCAAAACTAAATGTATGCAATCAAATATATCAgagatattattattaatgtacaGAGACCAACTGTTTTGGAAAGAGGTCAAAGTGCTCAATGTTTTGGAGCCCATGTGAATTACAGCCTCAGTTTCATGTTCTTAGCTGATAGTAGTGGCACACGGTGTGGCGTTCTGCTGTTGCATCCTATCTGCTTCAAAGTTTGATGTGTTGTgggttcagagatgctcttctgcacacttCAGATGTCACGAGTAGTTATTTGAGTTTCAGGCCCGTCTTCTCTGGCATTAACACAGAcggctgtgtgggaaaatcccagcagaccaGCAGTTTCTAATTTTCTTCCCCAGTTTGGGCTTTGAACTCACTGAAAGTCTTGGATTTAACAGCGTACCTTTGGGAACAGGCTCCTGTGACCcagagagttttttttttagcttcctTACGAAAAACCacatttctgtttaacatcATTAACAAGAAAGGACCACACACCACTCGTGTTTtgattcagctgcactggctaaacgtttacagtttgtttttacagccttTCATGGATCAGCTGCGTATTATATTACAGATCTATCACCTCCACATTCAGCCTCAAGGTCGCTGATGTCATCCTcccaactatttttttttaaaaatattggtATATCTTGCTTTGCATGTGTGTATCTTTAGGTTAACTCCTGCTTTAAAATGCttgttattagaaaaaaaaagtgacttgAAGTTTAAAAAGCATCAAGATTTTTTGTAATCAGACGTGATTGATTTTTCTAAATTCTCATGTACATCCTTAGAAACCATAAAAATCACATAACAGCATCtacaaaaccattaaaatatagCTTTATTGAAACATGATGTTAAAGCGATCACATTTAAGTTTGCGTGACATACAGTACATACAAACATCAGGCACAGATTTGGTAATCATCTTTGACTCGTGCAGGCAGCGAAAAGTGTCTGGAACTCACATTAACCAAAGTTTAAAGaaaccacacacaaaaaaaaaaaatctttctgtgggttaaaaacaacacagataCTCCACATAAACTTTgattaaatagaaaaaacacacaatgaaggAACAGCCACAGGCCTTGTTACATTCAGCTGAATTTCCTTCATGATCCCCAGCTTGGACACATTCGGGACATTCAGGCCAGAAAAACACTGACTGTTCAAACTTGGATAAATTGTGCACCTTTTCCAATCAACAAATTCAACACCCACACACCTGTAGACAATCATCAGGCTGAAGCAACAATTAGAAAGCGATGTAAACAGTTCAGGCAGCCGCGAAACTACACAGTGAGGAGTGCAACGATTAACGGCATGTATGTCAGCAGTGACAGCGCTATGCACACAACaagtgaaatattaaataatccaGAAGCATGAAATACACGTCTTTCAGGTTCTTATCTTCTCTTTTTAGTGTTGGTCTTATCCTGCATGAATATACTGAagttcaaaaagaaaagaggaaaaacaagagACCTGGTGCGATTATCTGTAGGATGATTTCCAAATGTCACATAACGGATATACGAAGGATGTAGAGACTAACACAGAGATAATTAATAAGCCGATGCTTTAAATAAATCAGGTGGTTGGCAGTTTGGGAGTCGTGGGATCGCCACTGTTTACAAAGCTcttgcaaaaaatgttttgttgccGCCAACctgaccagcagggggagctCTAACAGAGACGAAGTAACACCATTACCCTTCATGCTGTGTGCGAGTCAAGCATCTCACCGTGTCGTGCATACAATACTGCTCAGAAGGAATTTTATGAAATACGAGGGAAAGGTAAATATGTGCAGGATGTCTCTTGTCAGGTGAATGAACCTAAACAACAATGAGCTAAGGatcaacttttaaataaaacacaagttcacacacactttaaagctTTCACCAACACACAGAACCCTTAAGAGTCTCTTGCAAAACCCACGGACACTTTAATCAAGTAACAATTTGTGTATGTACGTGTTCAGCCTGTTTTAAAGAATCTAGACTCACTCAGGTCACAGTAAAGCAGCATTTATCCTCATTCAATGCTTTCCACGGGCACATAGCAAATACGTCACACCGAACGCTTGAAATGACACACCTGTGAAAATGTACTTTGGGCTTTTGTTAAACCTTTTTGAACCTGAAGCTGATTTAGACCAGCATTTGGATTTCTCTGAGCCCCGACCGGCCGAGCTGCGGAGAGCGAGGCTAGACATCCCTGTCTCATTTTAATTGCTCCAACGTTGATCAGCCACACCAATTAAGGGAACTGCTTTTAAGAAACCACAAAGGTGGCTTCGGTAAAGAGACctggcctttaaaaaaaacatttcagcaggtgggtttaatgttgtggctgactgAGAGCAGAGTCTCACCAGTGGAAACTGAGGAAATGATGTGAACAAAAACTCTGAGCTTTAGAGTCGTGAGTAAATACTTCTGGGAGTGTGGTTGGAAATAGCAGCACAATCTAAGCCTCCAGCTATGACTACAAGGAAGTGTTCACCGGGAATGCAGGAACTACTGTTTTTCAGTGTTCAGAAAGCAATCAATTGCTTTTACTCACTTCAATAACCTGACCAGCATGTTATAGCTTAACCAAAACGACCCTTGGGTGCCAGGCAGACACTTTCCAGCTCTCATTTATTTAATACAGCATTGAGACACTTTGtggtggaggtgacagtgttaAAGCACATAAAGGCCATATAAATAGCTGTGATATAAATATATGAACTCAAAGATATTCACTTTGGGTGAAGGTCCTTTGAAAGTTAAGCAGAGTTAACTCCTCTGTGGAATAGAGCCATaatacaaaatgtgaaaaatcagcgCCGCCCTCATTTTTTCAGGCCACAACGCTCAACCAGGCAGAGGATCCGTGTGGACATCGTAGTAATATCTTAACTTAAAGCTGCCAACTTTTAAAGTTCAAGTTAAAATATTTGGCCCTTTGGCCTTCCTTGTGATCTATCCTGACATGTTTTCAGACTGACTGCAGTCACTGGCAGGTCAGGTTGGGTCTACTGAGCCAGGCCCAGATCTGGATCATCTCCTGTGGGGTCCTTGGGTGAACCAGCATTAAGCTCTTGTAAGCGCAGGGGTTTGACCTGTATTTCTCCTCTATGTTAAAAGTCCTGAAGCCTTTGTGCTTTTCGGGGGCCAGCCCCAACTTACGAAGACACATACCCGTGTAGACGTCATCTATTGGGTACAGCGCTACGCGCTGAGATGCGTTATGCAGGCGAAAGGCGATGTCACCTGAATAAAGGTAGCCGCCTCCTCCTGCGTACGGTGGGTAGATTCCAACATACATGCTCTCTGGTATGAAGTATTTGACCCTCTTGTCTCGGTGGGGCCCCGCATTCGTGATCACATCACCCACAAACAGGTCCTTGGCTTTGGGTCCCGAGAGCCCCTTGAGAAAGTCCATGATGCGGTAGGTGTTAACGAAGACGTCGTCGTCGCCTTTGAAGATGAATTGGGCGCCGGAGCAACGTGCCTGGATCCACTCCAGGAAAAGAACTTCTTTGACAGTCAAATTGAAAAACGAATCACGGAAATCCCACTGGATGATGTCTTTATGGCGGGCGTTCTCAAAATGCAGCATACCAGACAGATCTGGGTGGTGGTCTCCAGGTGTTGCGTTACCAAGGAGGAAAATGGTAACCACTGTCCGATTGGCTAATACGCCTGCTTTTCCCCAGGACTGGCGGATGGCCTGGCGGCGATCAAAGTGAGGCACCAGCGATTTGACAGCCAGCAGCAGAAACGGTGGCTCCTTGCAGATATCCATCTGGTCCATAATGATCGGGTAGGAGCGGCAGCGCATGTAAAGCAGGAAGTCCTTGAAGCGGGGCAGCAGGGAGTTGTAATCTTTTACCTGAGTGGTCACCCTGAGGTTAGGCTGACAGACGTTGGATGTCAAACTGGTGTCATTGAGCCACTCAGGGATGTCGCTGCTGCGGTTCGTCATGAAGATGTGATTGCTGTGAACGTCCAGAATCTGCTGCTGGCGGTTCCAGTAGGCCGAGCTGGGAGCCACTTTAGCCCAGAAGCGTTTGGAAGGGATAAGAATCTTTTGATGTCCACTTTTGTCTTGGTTGATGTTCCGcgagatgatgatgaagataaaGAGGTTGACCATAGTCAGTGACACCACAACCTTAAGCCTCATCTTTGGCAGCAGCCCCATGACAGATTACCGCACACGCTGACACctgtgcagacacacagaagaagaaacaaagactTTAGTCTTCACTACAAACTGATCT
It encodes:
- the b3gnt2b gene encoding N-acetyllactosaminide beta-1,3-N-acetylglucosaminyltransferase 2, giving the protein MGLLPKMRLKVVVSLTMVNLFIFIIISRNINQDKSGHQKILIPSKRFWAKVAPSSAYWNRQQQILDVHSNHIFMTNRSSDIPEWLNDTSLTSNVCQPNLRVTTQVKDYNSLLPRFKDFLLYMRCRSYPIIMDQMDICKEPPFLLLAVKSLVPHFDRRQAIRQSWGKAGVLANRTVVTIFLLGNATPGDHHPDLSGMLHFENARHKDIIQWDFRDSFFNLTVKEVLFLEWIQARCSGAQFIFKGDDDVFVNTYRIMDFLKGLSGPKAKDLFVGDVITNAGPHRDKRVKYFIPESMYVGIYPPYAGGGGYLYSGDIAFRLHNASQRVALYPIDDVYTGMCLRKLGLAPEKHKGFRTFNIEEKYRSNPCAYKSLMLVHPRTPQEMIQIWAWLSRPNLTCQ